From a single Nostoc sp. MS1 genomic region:
- a CDS encoding Uma2 family endonuclease — protein sequence MTAITKPKLTFDQFLEKCPEKGFYELVNGEIVEVRSTRNHDDVANFILFAFNDEIRRLNLNYIVNNTAVFRTKTAEGIEQGRKPDASVIDKDVWRANRSAYSALEEPIQLAVEVTSTNWEDDYIDKLDEYERLGIPEYWIVDYLAIGDRKYLGTPKEPIVFVYLLNTNGKYERTSFKSSERIISRTFPELKLTAEQVLTA from the coding sequence ATGACAGCAATTACAAAACCAAAACTAACCTTTGATCAGTTTCTTGAAAAATGCCCAGAGAAAGGATTTTATGAGTTAGTAAATGGGGAAATTGTAGAAGTGCGTTCAACCAGAAATCATGATGATGTTGCTAATTTTATTTTGTTTGCTTTTAATGATGAAATTAGGCGGCTAAATCTGAATTATATAGTTAACAATACAGCAGTTTTTAGAACTAAAACTGCTGAGGGTATTGAACAAGGACGCAAACCTGATGCGAGTGTAATAGATAAAGATGTATGGCGTGCTAATCGTTCGGCTTATTCCGCACTTGAAGAACCGATTCAGTTAGCGGTAGAAGTGACATCAACCAATTGGGAAGATGATTATATTGACAAGTTAGATGAATACGAAAGATTAGGTATTCCTGAGTATTGGATTGTGGATTATTTAGCAATTGGGGATAGAAAATATTTAGGTACACCGAAAGAACCAATTGTATTTGTCTATTTACTAAATACAAATGGTAAATATGAACGCACATCTTTTAAAAGTTCTGAGCGCATTATATCAAGAACTTTTCCTGAACTAAAGCTTACAGCAGAACAGGTGTTAACAGCTTAA
- a CDS encoding Rpn family recombination-promoting nuclease/putative transposase, with product MAKAADSGSKRLISLAPDEWVQWVTQRPEVTAKEILGSEFQWISRETDVLVKAYSPTLGDFLVLNELQLRYTIDMPLRMRAYAALAQERYKLPTYPVLINILPPPSTVTVVNSYEQEFLGLRAIQDYRVINLWEVDAEIVFQQPLPSLLPFVPILRGGGETAVVQRALQLLRADPQLNQLESLLAFFASFVLESRLVQQIMRWDMAVLRESPWYQEILAEGEKIGLHQGIQQGIQQGIQQGMQRQLIRLLQRRFGEIPQELVVRLEGESVEKLESLMDNAIAVNSLDEFLQSYN from the coding sequence GTGGCAAAAGCAGCAGATAGCGGTAGCAAACGACTGATCAGCCTAGCGCCTGATGAATGGGTGCAATGGGTAACTCAGCGCCCTGAAGTTACAGCAAAGGAAATTCTTGGTTCCGAGTTTCAATGGATAAGCCGAGAAACAGACGTTCTCGTCAAAGCCTACAGCCCCACCCTTGGGGATTTTCTCGTACTCAACGAATTGCAGTTGCGTTATACAATAGATATGCCGCTACGTATGAGAGCTTATGCAGCCTTAGCACAAGAACGGTATAAACTGCCAACTTACCCTGTACTTATCAACATTTTACCACCACCATCAACGGTAACTGTTGTCAATAGTTACGAACAGGAATTTTTAGGCTTGCGTGCAATTCAAGATTACCGGGTAATTAATTTGTGGGAAGTAGACGCGGAGATAGTATTTCAGCAACCCCTCCCTTCCTTACTTCCATTTGTCCCTATTTTGCGAGGAGGCGGTGAGACAGCAGTTGTCCAACGTGCATTACAACTACTACGAGCAGATCCGCAGTTAAACCAGTTAGAATCATTGCTGGCATTTTTTGCTAGCTTTGTGTTAGAGAGTCGTTTAGTACAGCAGATTATGAGGTGGGATATGGCAGTATTGCGAGAATCGCCTTGGTATCAAGAAATCCTTGCTGAAGGTGAGAAGATTGGTTTACACCAGGGAATACAGCAAGGAATACAGCAAGGAATCCAGCAGGGTATGCAACGGCAATTAATCAGGCTGTTACAAAGGCGCTTTGGAGAAATTCCCCAGGAATTAGTAGTAAGGCTTGAGGGTGAGAGTGTGGAGAAATTAGAAAGCCTAATGGATAATGCGATCGCCGTTAACTCATTAGACGAGTTCTTACAATCTTATAACTAA
- a CDS encoding branched-chain amino acid ABC transporter permease — translation MELFLQQLLNGLSIGSVYAIFALGYTLVYSILGIINLAHGAIFTVGAYFTYALMGGTFGFNGLLANASLPIKLPFAIALILGSGFAGLLGVAMERVAFQPLRKKGSDPLLTVVSSLGVAVVIVNLIQYLVGAESYTFPADTFGNLPPAINFGTQEQPIPIRSVQVMIFTVSVIIVAILTFFINRTKYGKAIQAIAEDATTASLLGINSDRFIVLTFFISSFLAGLAGTLVASSVSIAGPYFGIGFGLRGLAVIVLGGLGSIPGAVLGGLLIGIVEALVPSDYSGYKDAVAFGILFIMLLVRPQGLLGRRFIQKV, via the coding sequence ATGGAGCTATTTCTACAACAATTATTGAATGGGTTGTCTATTGGCAGCGTTTATGCGATTTTTGCGTTAGGTTACACCTTGGTTTATTCCATTTTGGGAATTATTAACTTAGCGCATGGTGCAATTTTTACTGTAGGTGCATATTTTACTTATGCACTCATGGGTGGTACTTTTGGATTTAATGGTTTGTTAGCTAATGCTAGTCTGCCGATTAAATTACCATTTGCGATCGCTCTAATTCTGGGTAGTGGTTTCGCAGGTTTGCTGGGAGTTGCAATGGAAAGGGTGGCTTTTCAACCTTTGCGAAAGAAAGGATCTGACCCTTTGCTAACTGTGGTTTCTAGCTTAGGTGTAGCAGTAGTTATTGTGAACCTAATCCAATATTTAGTAGGCGCAGAAAGTTACACATTCCCAGCCGATACTTTTGGTAATTTACCCCCAGCAATTAACTTCGGCACACAAGAACAACCCATCCCTATTCGTAGTGTACAGGTGATGATTTTTACTGTGTCCGTGATAATTGTAGCAATTCTCACCTTTTTTATTAACCGCACTAAATACGGTAAGGCAATTCAGGCGATCGCAGAAGATGCCACTACTGCTAGTTTATTGGGTATTAATAGCGATCGCTTTATTGTCTTAACTTTCTTCATTAGCAGCTTCCTCGCTGGCTTGGCGGGTACATTAGTCGCCTCTAGTGTGAGTATTGCTGGCCCCTATTTTGGTATCGGCTTCGGGTTGCGGGGTTTAGCAGTAATTGTTTTGGGTGGTTTGGGTAGCATTCCCGGCGCAGTCTTAGGGGGTTTACTCATCGGTATAGTCGAGGCGCTAGTCCCTTCCGATTATTCTGGGTATAAAGATGCTGTAGCTTTTGGCATTTTATTTATCATGCTATTAGTTAGACCCCAAGGTTTACTAGGTCGTCGGTTTATTCAGAAGGTATAG
- a CDS encoding ABC transporter ATP-binding protein translates to MHADERRYEDGQDFTILDVQELDVNYGGIQALKKMNLTIKRGEVVTLIGANGAGKSTTLRAISKLVNPKSGQIIYNGRSVTRRLPHEVVQLGIAHCPEGRRVLARQTVLDNLLLGAYIRSNQAEIKADIKRQFELFPRLAQRQNQLAGTLSGGEQQMLAIARALMSRPQLLLLDEPSLGLAPAIVREIFSIIQNLRATGVTILLVEQNANLALQIADRGYVLEAGSITLSGAASNLINDERVKKAYLG, encoded by the coding sequence ATGCACGCCGATGAACGCCGATATGAAGATGGACAGGATTTTACAATTTTAGATGTTCAGGAGCTTGATGTTAATTATGGTGGTATTCAAGCTCTAAAGAAGATGAATTTAACTATTAAAAGAGGTGAGGTTGTTACTTTAATCGGTGCTAATGGTGCAGGGAAAAGTACGACACTCAGGGCAATATCTAAGTTAGTTAATCCTAAAAGTGGGCAGATTATTTACAATGGGCGAAGTGTTACTCGCCGTCTACCCCATGAGGTGGTGCAGCTTGGAATTGCCCATTGTCCAGAAGGGCGGCGGGTATTGGCAAGGCAAACTGTTTTAGATAATTTACTTTTAGGTGCTTATATTCGCTCGAATCAAGCAGAAATTAAAGCTGATATTAAACGACAGTTTGAGTTATTTCCTAGATTGGCACAAAGGCAAAATCAACTAGCAGGAACTCTCAGTGGTGGTGAACAGCAAATGTTGGCGATCGCTCGTGCTTTAATGAGTAGACCACAACTGCTACTCTTAGATGAGCCTAGTTTGGGTTTAGCACCCGCAATTGTGAGGGAAATATTCTCAATTATCCAAAATCTCCGCGCTACTGGGGTAACTATTTTACTAGTTGAACAAAATGCCAATTTAGCTCTCCAAATTGCAGATAGAGGATATGTTTTAGAAGCTGGTTCTATTACCCTGAGTGGTGCAGCTTCTAACTTAATTAATGATGAGCGCGTGAAAAAAGCTTATTTAGGCTAA
- a CDS encoding CU044_2847 family protein gives MDKKDSLIDEPVIIVEFGPSAGMRGVSLTPADIAKESAKALDKAMLTIRQMAKKTMETIDTLSNKPSEVELEFGIKLNTEAGAIIAKTAGEASLKVKLLWERKDSNNESDSKSA, from the coding sequence ATGGATAAAAAAGATTCGCTAATTGACGAACCCGTAATTATTGTAGAGTTCGGCCCTAGTGCGGGGATGAGAGGTGTTAGCTTAACTCCAGCAGATATTGCTAAAGAATCGGCGAAAGCATTGGATAAAGCCATGCTAACTATCCGACAAATGGCAAAAAAGACGATGGAGACAATCGATACATTATCTAACAAGCCCTCGGAAGTGGAATTAGAATTTGGTATCAAGTTAAATACCGAAGCAGGAGCGATAATTGCCAAAACTGCGGGAGAAGCCAGCCTCAAGGTAAAGTTACTCTGGGAGCGCAAAGATTCCAATAATGAGTCAGATTCAAAATCTGCGTAA
- a CDS encoding branched-chain amino acid ABC transporter permease — MAEFLSTYGSLIVSMVLGALLGLSLYLPLMAGQLSLASPGFYALGGYIAAILSTKVFTSNSNLFPIHLLLLEMLIAAIVSGLLGIIVGIPALRLRGIYLAIATIAFVEVLRVLALNLDITGGAVGIFGIPQPFATPLEYLWIALPLLLISMVLFYRLERVRVGRALTAIREDELAAGAMGINPTYYKVLAFTLGAMLAGIVGVISAHFLNTWNARQGTFDASIIYLTFVLIGGSRTFLGSVVGGMVFTALPEILRGLADTGGFPTWLAQFLRDGRLIIFGLLIVIGTIFFPQGLVTPDVFKLGKSKNK; from the coding sequence ATGGCTGAATTTCTCTCTACTTATGGTTCTCTAATCGTCTCTATGGTACTAGGGGCATTGCTTGGACTATCGCTTTACTTACCCTTAATGGCTGGGCAATTGTCTTTAGCAAGCCCAGGATTTTACGCTTTAGGTGGTTATATTGCCGCAATTTTATCAACTAAAGTTTTTACATCTAACAGTAATTTATTTCCTATTCATTTACTATTATTGGAAATGTTAATTGCTGCTATAGTCTCCGGTTTGCTGGGGATAATTGTAGGGATTCCGGCTTTACGGTTGCGAGGGATTTATTTAGCGATCGCAACTATCGCTTTTGTGGAAGTTTTGCGGGTTTTAGCCCTCAATTTAGACATTACAGGCGGTGCTGTAGGTATTTTTGGTATTCCTCAACCCTTTGCCACACCATTAGAATATTTATGGATTGCTCTACCCTTACTATTAATTAGTATGGTGCTATTTTATCGGTTAGAACGGGTGCGAGTCGGTAGGGCATTAACTGCCATCCGTGAAGATGAATTAGCCGCAGGGGCGATGGGAATTAACCCCACTTACTACAAAGTTTTAGCATTTACTTTAGGGGCAATGTTAGCTGGGATTGTTGGTGTTATTAGCGCCCACTTTCTTAATACTTGGAATGCCAGACAAGGAACATTTGATGCTAGTATTATCTACTTAACTTTCGTGTTAATTGGTGGTTCGAGAACTTTCTTAGGTTCTGTTGTTGGTGGTATGGTATTTACAGCTTTACCGGAAATTTTACGCGGACTGGCTGATACAGGTGGTTTTCCTACATGGTTGGCGCAATTCTTGCGAGATGGGAGGTTAATTATTTTTGGCTTGTTAATAGTGATAGGTACTATTTTCTTCCCGCAAGGGTTAGTGACTCCAGATGTTTTTAAATTAGGTAAATCTAAAAATAAATGA
- a CDS encoding ABC transporter ATP-binding protein — protein sequence MSLDKSKVILEAKSLTRRFGGLVAVNNISFSVNQHEIFGLIGPNGAGKTTLFNLITALIPPSSGELIYQGQAIAQLRPHQIASLGIARTFQNIRLFGELSALENVIIARHLHTKSTLLTGVLGLPPAPQEEAQSRQKALELLDMVGLSDRAEEKSRNFAYGDQRRLEIARALALQPQILLLDEPAAGMNPSEKKQLSDFIRNLRDRFNLTIILIEHHVPLVMGLCDRIAVLDFGQLIALGKPSEVRNNPAVIEAYLGNE from the coding sequence ATGAGCCTGGATAAAAGTAAAGTTATTTTAGAAGCAAAGTCACTCACTCGCCGCTTTGGTGGTTTAGTAGCGGTGAATAATATATCTTTTAGCGTTAATCAACATGAAATTTTTGGGCTGATAGGGCCTAATGGTGCGGGAAAAACTACACTGTTTAATTTAATTACCGCTTTGATACCACCTTCTAGTGGAGAATTAATATATCAAGGTCAGGCGATCGCGCAACTACGTCCTCATCAAATTGCTAGTTTGGGTATCGCGCGGACATTCCAAAATATTCGCCTATTTGGGGAATTGTCAGCACTGGAAAATGTGATAATTGCCCGTCATTTACATACTAAAAGTACTTTGTTGACAGGTGTTTTAGGATTACCACCAGCACCGCAAGAAGAAGCGCAGAGTAGACAGAAAGCTTTAGAATTGTTAGATATGGTGGGGTTAAGCGATCGCGCTGAGGAAAAATCCCGAAATTTTGCCTATGGTGATCAACGTCGCTTAGAAATTGCCCGTGCATTAGCCTTACAACCGCAAATATTACTACTCGATGAACCTGCGGCGGGGATGAATCCTAGTGAAAAGAAACAATTGAGTGATTTTATTCGTAATTTACGCGATCGCTTCAATTTAACGATCATCTTAATTGAGCATCACGTACCCTTAGTTATGGGTTTGTGTGACAGAATTGCAGTTTTAGATTTTGGGCAATTAATCGCCTTGGGTAAACCGTCTGAAGTGCGGAATAACCCGGCTGTGATTGAAGCTTATTTAGGAAATGAGTGA
- a CDS encoding purple acid phosphatase family protein yields MTSVPQLLTDPFLQLPTQNSVRVVWFTEFAGTKHSVIFGEDLQHTVYAGTTKLSRTREDQYSRVGNQTQNGQVYQQPVQRDIWRHEAEVTGLTPGVRVNYRVMSVREDGVSASSRIFTLAPTPKPETPLKILLTSDHQLKPMTTANLQKVVETVGRVDAVWFAGDLANVSDRASEWFDDNRGGAFFPGLQGRANYQMEHNGVKVRYTGGEIIQHAPMFTCIGNHEVMGRFARTRSLDDEFNDTFPRDIAQKLYSSESLIDNSFNTITYEEIFTLPQSQAGGKKYYTVSFGDVRLVVLYITNMWRRPNISNEYQGRYQEAAKDLNDPENWGYGQLIYEPITKGSTQYNWLEKELNSPEFQQAKYKVVMFHHPPHTLGDNIVPAYTDPIQIIERDDVGNIQAVRYEYPKDADYIIRDVIPLLEAAKVQLVFYGHSHLWNRFVSSSGMHFLETSNVGNSYGAAWGERKREVPTSYQEEYIALGDPNGLEPVVPTIHSMLGEDGKPLPYITSNDITVFSIFDTSNGTVSSYLFDTRKPNSDVIKFDEFKLQ; encoded by the coding sequence ATGACATCAGTACCCCAACTGCTGACTGACCCATTTTTGCAGCTACCAACCCAAAACTCTGTCCGAGTAGTTTGGTTTACTGAATTTGCTGGTACTAAACATAGTGTTATCTTCGGTGAAGATTTACAGCACACCGTCTATGCAGGTACTACTAAACTTAGTCGTACAAGAGAAGACCAATATTCTAGGGTGGGAAATCAAACCCAAAATGGACAAGTTTATCAACAGCCAGTACAACGTGATATTTGGCGACATGAAGCAGAGGTAACGGGATTAACTCCTGGGGTGCGAGTTAATTATCGGGTGATGAGTGTGCGCGAAGATGGCGTGAGTGCTAGTAGCAGGATTTTTACCCTTGCACCTACTCCCAAACCAGAGACACCGCTAAAAATTCTTCTAACTTCAGACCATCAACTCAAACCTATGACCACCGCAAATCTGCAAAAGGTAGTGGAAACGGTGGGGAGAGTAGATGCAGTTTGGTTTGCTGGTGATTTAGCCAATGTTAGCGATCGCGCCTCGGAATGGTTTGATGATAATCGGGGTGGTGCATTTTTTCCAGGGTTACAAGGTCGCGCTAACTACCAAATGGAACATAATGGTGTAAAGGTGAGATATACAGGTGGTGAAATTATTCAACATGCACCAATGTTTACCTGTATTGGTAATCATGAAGTGATGGGAAGGTTCGCTAGAACGAGAAGTTTAGATGATGAATTTAATGATACTTTTCCCCGTGATATTGCTCAAAAATTATATAGTAGTGAATCATTAATAGACAACTCTTTTAATACAATTACTTACGAAGAAATTTTTACATTACCCCAAAGCCAAGCCGGGGGAAAGAAATATTATACAGTAAGTTTTGGTGATGTCAGGTTGGTGGTATTGTACATTACAAATATGTGGCGTAGACCCAACATATCTAATGAATATCAAGGCAGATATCAAGAAGCAGCAAAAGACTTAAATGATCCTGAAAATTGGGGTTATGGTCAGTTAATTTATGAACCAATTACTAAAGGTAGTACACAGTACAATTGGTTAGAAAAAGAACTTAATAGCCCTGAGTTTCAACAAGCTAAATATAAGGTTGTCATGTTTCATCACCCGCCTCATACTTTGGGTGATAATATTGTTCCTGCTTACACAGACCCTATACAAATAATTGAACGTGATGATGTAGGCAATATTCAAGCCGTGCGTTACGAATACCCCAAAGATGCAGACTATATTATTCGTGATGTCATACCTCTATTAGAAGCTGCGAAAGTACAACTTGTATTTTATGGTCATTCCCATCTATGGAATCGTTTTGTTAGTTCTAGTGGAATGCACTTTCTTGAAACATCTAACGTTGGTAATTCCTATGGCGCTGCTTGGGGTGAGAGAAAGCGAGAAGTACCAACAAGCTATCAAGAAGAATATATCGCCCTTGGCGACCCCAATGGCTTAGAACCAGTTGTACCCACAATTCACTCTATGTTAGGGGAAGATGGCAAGCCATTACCCTATATTACTAGTAACGATATTACAGTTTTTAGTATTTTTGACACAAGTAATGGTACAGTTAGCAGCTATTTATTTGACACTCGGAAACCAAATTCTGATGTCATTAAGTTTGATGAATTTAAGTTGCAATAA